The following coding sequences are from one Lolium rigidum isolate FL_2022 chromosome 6, APGP_CSIRO_Lrig_0.1, whole genome shotgun sequence window:
- the LOC124661465 gene encoding uncharacterized protein LOC124661465 yields MMFGVDWNDMHKVIFQHKKKNAYVLLYSGVLPCDAQNALKKDFRTTISELVDTKYHSFSENTEVNILTIKGIKTSGRHLSCDFVDVHHAKSFLSCYKMSHRTGGSTVGVEPSPDEV; encoded by the exons ATGATGTTTGGCGTGGACTGGAATGATATGCACAAGGTTATTTTTCAGCATAAGAAG AAAAATGCCTACGTATTGCTCTATTCAGGTGTGTTACCTTGCGACGCACAAAATGCATTGAAGAAGGATTTTAGAACAACGATATCTGAACTGGTGGACACCAAATACCATAG CTTTTCCGAAAACACCGAGGTAAATATTTTGACCATCAAGGGAATTAAGACTAGCGGCCGACATCTGTCCTGCGACTTCGTCGATGTACATCATGCAAAATCATTTCTCAGCTGTTACAAAATGTCTCATCGTACTGGAGGAAGTACTGTTGGGGTTGAGCCATCTCCTGATGAAGTCTAG